A region from the Cervus elaphus chromosome 10, mCerEla1.1, whole genome shotgun sequence genome encodes:
- the LOC122702022 gene encoding cytochrome c oxidase subunit NDUFA4-like, giving the protein MLCQIVGQAKKHPSLIPFFIFIGAGGTAASLYVLHLALFNPDVSWDRKNNPETWNRLGSDGQYKSHSVNADYSKLKKTSK; this is encoded by the exons ATGCTCTGCCAGATCGTTGGTCAGGCCAAGAAGCATCCTAGCTTGATCCCCTTCTTCATATTTATTGGAGCAGGAGGTACTGCAGCATCACTGTATGTCTTGCACCTGGCCTTGTTCAATCCTGATGTCAGTTGGGACAGGAAGAATAATCCAGAAAC cTGGAACAGACTGGGTTCTGATGGTCAGTACAAGTCCCACTCTGTGAATGCGGATTATAGCAAACTGAAGAAGACTTCTAAATGA